The Sporosarcina luteola genome contains a region encoding:
- the prsW gene encoding glutamic-type intramembrane protease PrsW: MIILMTVAIAPGLALFSYFYLRKQIAKEPSRTLFHTFIYGAMMTFPIMFIQHVFEEENIIPNDFFRNAIFTSWIEEFFKWLILLIAIFKHVEFEDAYDGILYGASVSLGFATVENILYLFIFGMDTAFLRALLPVSSHALFGVVMGYYLGRAKFTTVSNRKGMLFFAFFAPFILHLIYNGILGVNDFSLYLIIPFMLCLWWFGLTRVKFAHTFAMQQFRSKADNEMKVKDNSI; the protein is encoded by the coding sequence GTGATCATATTGATGACAGTAGCGATAGCGCCAGGTTTGGCGCTTTTCAGCTATTTCTATTTGAGGAAGCAGATTGCAAAAGAGCCTTCTCGTACTTTGTTTCATACATTCATATATGGAGCGATGATGACTTTTCCGATCATGTTCATACAGCACGTTTTCGAAGAGGAGAACATCATACCAAATGATTTTTTCAGGAATGCGATTTTTACGAGTTGGATTGAAGAGTTCTTTAAATGGCTTATCCTGTTAATAGCAATATTTAAGCATGTCGAATTCGAAGACGCATATGATGGAATTCTATATGGTGCCAGTGTGTCGCTCGGTTTCGCGACTGTCGAAAATATCCTTTATTTATTCATTTTCGGTATGGACACGGCTTTTCTAAGGGCCCTCTTGCCTGTATCAAGCCATGCGCTGTTCGGTGTCGTAATGGGGTATTACTTAGGTAGGGCGAAGTTTACGACCGTCTCAAACCGTAAAGGCATGTTGTTCTTCGCCTTCTTCGCACCCTTCATCCTCCATCTCATATACAATGGGATCTTGGGAGTGAATGATTTCTCATTGTACTTAATCATTCCATTTATGCTCTGTCTCTGGTGGTTCGGATTGACACGGGTGAAATTCGCCCATACTTTCGCGATGCAGCAATTCCGGAGTAAAGCTGATAACGAAATGAAAGTTAAGGATAATAGCATATGA
- a CDS encoding YpdA family putative bacillithiol disulfide reductase, which yields MIYKDAIVIGGGPCGLSAAIELKNIGLDVLIIEKGNIVNSIYRYPTHQTFFSSSIKLSIGNIPFITAKEKPKRNDALVYYRTVAELKDLSVNSFETVETVEKANGLFTVKTDVATYNARFVIVATGYYDNPNSLDVPGDSLPKVYHYFKEAHPFYRRRVAVIGGKNSAVDAAIELARAGAAVTVIYRGSDYSPSVKPWILPGFDSLVRSGEIDMYFNSNVVEITTDSISFETDGVRKTIENDAVFAMIGYHPDHEFLKRMGIKVDEESGRPAFNENTMESNVEGLYIAGVIAAGNNANEIFIENGRWHGGLIAEHIELILSDRK from the coding sequence TTGATTTATAAAGATGCAATTGTGATCGGTGGAGGGCCGTGTGGTCTATCTGCCGCCATCGAATTGAAGAATATCGGGTTGGACGTATTAATAATCGAGAAAGGGAATATCGTCAACTCGATTTATCGTTATCCGACTCATCAAACTTTTTTCAGTTCGAGTATTAAGTTATCCATTGGAAATATCCCTTTTATTACTGCGAAAGAAAAACCCAAACGGAATGACGCGCTCGTCTATTACCGGACAGTGGCAGAACTAAAAGACCTTTCTGTCAATAGTTTTGAAACGGTTGAAACAGTCGAGAAAGCAAATGGTCTTTTTACGGTGAAAACAGATGTCGCGACCTACAATGCGAGGTTCGTCATCGTCGCGACAGGTTATTATGACAACCCTAATTCGTTGGACGTACCCGGCGATTCATTACCGAAAGTGTACCATTATTTCAAGGAAGCACACCCGTTTTATAGGAGAAGAGTAGCAGTCATAGGCGGCAAAAACTCAGCAGTGGATGCTGCCATCGAATTGGCACGAGCTGGCGCTGCTGTGACAGTCATATATAGGGGATCCGATTATTCACCTAGCGTCAAGCCATGGATCTTACCTGGTTTCGATAGTTTGGTTCGCAGCGGTGAAATTGATATGTACTTTAATTCGAATGTTGTCGAAATAACAACTGATTCCATTAGTTTTGAAACGGATGGCGTGCGCAAGACGATTGAAAACGATGCTGTTTTTGCGATGATCGGTTATCACCCTGACCACGAGTTTCTGAAAAGGATGGGAATCAAAGTCGACGAGGAGAGCGGCCGACCTGCTTTCAATGAAAATACGATGGAGTCCAATGTGGAAGGTTTATATATAGCAGGAGTGATTGCTGCAGGGAATAATGCAAACGAAATTTTCATAGAAAATGGACGTTGGCATGGCGGTTTGATTGCAGAACATATTGAGTTGATTTTAAGCGACCGTAAATGA
- a CDS encoding metallophosphoesterase, giving the protein MKSVLAGLACFAGMISGILAYMFIYARQKNIIHHSFSVRKDGLSDKELSVFFISDIHRRRIDGQLMSRVKSFGKIDIIIIGGDLAEGGVPLSRIDRNVKQLSQLAPLFFIWGNNDREVGELEIRSIIEKHGGIILENSDAIIESHPHWGICGTDDPSSGNVDIDAALKNADSYDYLIVATHTPSLFRKVEKVCKPELMVAGHMHGGQIRFGRFALHPLGQFNEVDGKAKLISNGYGTSLVPLRFGAAPESHVITIKY; this is encoded by the coding sequence ATGAAAAGTGTATTGGCTGGTTTAGCGTGCTTTGCAGGAATGATTTCTGGTATTCTTGCATATATGTTCATTTATGCACGTCAGAAGAATATCATTCACCATTCATTTTCCGTTCGAAAAGATGGCTTGAGTGATAAGGAGTTGTCCGTTTTTTTTATTTCGGACATTCACCGAAGAAGGATTGATGGACAACTGATGAGTAGAGTAAAGTCTTTTGGAAAGATTGATATCATCATCATAGGTGGAGATCTTGCCGAAGGCGGCGTCCCTCTTTCACGCATTGATCGGAATGTGAAACAGCTCTCACAGCTTGCTCCATTATTTTTCATATGGGGCAATAATGACCGGGAAGTCGGGGAACTGGAGATACGAAGTATTATTGAAAAGCATGGCGGTATAATATTGGAAAATTCGGACGCGATTATCGAAAGTCATCCGCATTGGGGAATTTGTGGAACGGATGACCCATCAAGCGGTAATGTGGACATAGACGCTGCATTGAAAAATGCAGATTCATACGATTATTTGATTGTCGCGACTCATACCCCATCCTTATTCCGTAAAGTGGAGAAGGTTTGCAAACCCGAGCTGATGGTGGCTGGGCATATGCACGGAGGTCAAATCAGATTTGGTAGATTTGCATTACATCCTTTAGGACAGTTCAACGAAGTGGACGGAAAAGCGAAACTGATCAGTAATGGATATGGCACCTCTCTAGTCCCGCTTCGTTTTGGGGCTGCTCCGGAAAGCCATGTCATAACGATAAAATATTGA
- a CDS encoding LysM peptidoglycan-binding domain-containing protein: protein MKNNDYKVEFEEHRREIGIERTDDVVLPSRAERYGTRRKRKKNSRYTTINLILGIFTFIPILIFVYVIYNFYFGSDSGSAKVDNLQTPVEYGTNASPGKGDGPGSVGVDSNKENKDEEQSTGDADKGTAAVPEKESTKPPVSVNPPAVEKETPKQTETPKQTEAPKAEEKPKTEKKTEDNTKARTHIVAANETLYRISMNYYGSDSGIDKIKKANGLSSNDIMAGQKLIIP from the coding sequence ATGAAAAATAATGATTACAAAGTTGAATTCGAAGAGCATCGCAGAGAGATCGGTATTGAACGAACTGATGATGTAGTCCTGCCGTCACGTGCGGAACGCTATGGCACACGACGTAAGAGGAAGAAAAATTCCCGCTATACGACGATCAATTTAATCCTAGGCATTTTTACATTCATTCCGATCTTAATATTTGTCTATGTCATTTATAATTTCTACTTTGGGTCGGATAGCGGATCCGCTAAGGTCGACAATTTACAAACACCTGTAGAGTACGGAACGAATGCATCACCTGGAAAAGGTGATGGTCCTGGATCGGTTGGTGTTGATTCCAATAAGGAAAATAAGGATGAAGAACAATCGACTGGGGATGCTGACAAGGGAACTGCAGCAGTTCCGGAGAAAGAATCCACTAAACCGCCTGTAAGCGTAAATCCACCGGCAGTTGAGAAGGAAACTCCGAAGCAGACAGAAACACCTAAGCAGACAGAAGCTCCGAAAGCAGAAGAAAAACCGAAGACTGAAAAGAAGACCGAGGATAACACGAAAGCTAGGACACATATTGTCGCGGCTAATGAAACGCTTTACCGGATTTCTATGAATTACTACGGATCTGACTCCGGAATCGATAAAATTAAAAAAGCGAACGGCCTCTCATCAAACGATATTATGGCGGGGCAAAAGCTGATTATTCCCTGA
- a CDS encoding RecQ family ATP-dependent DNA helicase yields the protein MDLKRILLDRFGYENFRPGQEEVIRHLLDKRDTIAILPTGMGKSLCYQLPGSVMDGSVIIISPLVSLMEDQAMRMRQSGEKRVIALNSFLPYSERQRILGQLQNYKFIFISPEMLSQESFGHQLNRIRISLVVVDEAHCISQWGFDFRPDYLRIGDFLKLKGRPPLLALTATADEKVLNDIQQYLQMEKPIVQRHSLDRPNISYSIVEVNSSLEKTEWIKDRVAQTVGPGIIYASSRKRADELAFELQLAGIAVQSYHAGKEQDDRSIIQEQFLNGDLEWICATNAFGMGVHKDDVRQVIHDHLPSTIAAYIQEVGRAGRDGHPAAASLLYMPTDEQTTSFIIQSDMPREEEIRHYHRMILEGHSPGSASELASLTETGKRVLDYYMDHYPLEEIVLRLHALSNEKNEQLLQMVQLVTGGICIRQRALSYFGETGRNEPVECCSICGLGHVNWLYAKATKQSAVKKVSWDERITNLLG from the coding sequence ATGGATTTGAAAAGAATTCTGCTGGATCGATTCGGATATGAGAATTTCCGGCCTGGGCAAGAAGAAGTGATTCGTCATCTATTGGACAAGCGGGATACAATTGCCATTTTACCGACCGGAATGGGTAAGTCGCTTTGCTATCAGCTGCCAGGTTCTGTGATGGATGGATCAGTTATAATCATTTCCCCGCTGGTTTCCTTGATGGAAGACCAAGCGATGCGAATGCGGCAGAGCGGTGAAAAGAGGGTCATCGCGTTGAATTCCTTTTTGCCATATAGTGAGCGGCAGAGGATTCTTGGGCAGCTTCAAAACTACAAATTCATCTTCATTTCTCCGGAGATGCTGTCACAGGAGTCATTTGGCCATCAATTGAACCGGATACGGATTTCGCTCGTTGTCGTAGATGAAGCTCACTGCATTTCCCAATGGGGGTTTGATTTCAGGCCGGATTATTTACGGATAGGTGATTTCCTGAAACTGAAGGGGCGTCCTCCTCTATTGGCATTAACCGCTACGGCGGATGAAAAAGTATTGAACGATATCCAGCAATATCTGCAAATGGAAAAACCGATTGTCCAAAGACATTCCTTGGATCGGCCGAATATCTCCTATTCAATAGTGGAAGTGAACTCATCGCTTGAGAAAACAGAGTGGATCAAGGACAGGGTCGCTCAAACAGTTGGTCCGGGAATCATATATGCATCTTCCAGAAAGCGGGCGGACGAATTGGCGTTCGAACTTCAACTGGCTGGGATTGCCGTACAATCGTATCATGCAGGAAAGGAGCAGGATGACCGTTCCATCATCCAGGAACAGTTCCTAAACGGCGACCTAGAATGGATATGTGCAACAAATGCATTCGGAATGGGCGTTCATAAAGACGATGTTCGGCAAGTCATACATGACCACCTCCCTTCGACGATAGCTGCGTATATCCAAGAAGTCGGAAGGGCGGGGAGGGACGGACATCCAGCAGCCGCCTCGCTGCTCTATATGCCGACTGATGAGCAGACGACTAGTTTTATCATCCAATCGGATATGCCTCGAGAAGAGGAGATACGCCATTACCATAGGATGATTTTAGAAGGGCATTCTCCTGGCTCAGCTTCAGAGCTTGCTAGTTTGACAGAGACAGGCAAACGGGTACTTGATTATTATATGGATCATTATCCGCTTGAAGAAATTGTGCTTAGGTTACATGCGCTTTCCAATGAAAAGAACGAACAGCTTCTGCAAATGGTTCAACTTGTCACAGGCGGAATCTGCATCCGTCAACGAGCATTGTCGTATTTTGGAGAAACGGGTAGGAACGAGCCTGTGGAGTGTTGTTCAATATGCGGTCTCGGTCACGTAAATTGGCTTTATGCAAAAGCGACTAAGCAAAGTGCTGTGAAAAAAGTCAGTTGGGATGAAAGAATTACCAATCTACTTGGATAA
- a CDS encoding helix-turn-helix domain-containing protein: MNLSSILLFVISKMNGQRTLNAGLHLLRGKKSGQTLTDVEYFNVKPFFAILPKLEETTYTKAIDKLLDSGLIIQDEKFIKLTEEGSKSIKDLPDFHFRGWDYRGREMIFFGRIALLVQTLSYVRKGEFSFNPIQKDRDIQIFVKRFLERQPIIDPGFAKQIGDELKKAVLKSGMSDIQKYIFVCRLTGKTETAKTWDQLSSELEMGTEALRLQFIESLHRLLPIVEDSDEFSFLNKIAFGIKVHSYLTDSAMHTKRLFDQGHSMASIASIRKLKMSTIEDHIIEMAMNDKRFPVTHFVSEELIHAVVSKSLELGTKRLKLLKDEFETLSYFELRLILTAYKEVE; the protein is encoded by the coding sequence ATGAATTTGTCTTCCATTCTTCTATTTGTCATAAGTAAAATGAATGGCCAACGGACTTTAAATGCCGGACTCCATCTATTACGCGGAAAAAAATCAGGCCAAACATTGACAGACGTGGAATATTTTAATGTCAAGCCTTTCTTCGCCATTCTTCCGAAATTGGAAGAAACGACTTACACAAAAGCAATTGACAAATTACTCGACTCGGGATTAATTATCCAAGACGAGAAATTCATTAAACTGACTGAAGAAGGGAGTAAAAGCATTAAAGATTTGCCCGACTTTCATTTCAGAGGATGGGACTATCGAGGACGTGAAATGATATTCTTTGGCAGAATTGCTTTACTGGTCCAAACCCTATCCTACGTGCGGAAAGGGGAATTCTCATTCAATCCGATTCAAAAAGATCGGGATATCCAGATTTTCGTTAAAAGATTTCTTGAACGCCAACCAATTATCGATCCCGGATTTGCCAAGCAAATAGGCGACGAGTTGAAAAAGGCAGTTTTGAAAAGTGGAATGAGCGATATCCAGAAATACATATTCGTTTGCCGGTTGACTGGCAAAACCGAAACGGCGAAGACATGGGATCAATTGAGTTCTGAATTGGAGATGGGCACTGAAGCCTTGCGTCTGCAGTTCATTGAAAGCCTGCATAGACTTTTGCCAATCGTAGAAGACTCGGATGAATTTTCTTTTCTAAACAAAATCGCTTTCGGTATAAAGGTGCATTCCTATTTGACTGATTCGGCGATGCATACGAAAAGGCTTTTTGACCAAGGACATTCAATGGCAAGTATCGCTTCGATTCGAAAATTGAAGATGAGTACAATTGAAGACCATATCATTGAGATGGCGATGAATGATAAACGATTCCCGGTTACTCACTTCGTATCGGAAGAGCTCATCCATGCTGTCGTTTCAAAATCGCTAGAGCTGGGAACGAAGCGCCTTAAGCTATTGAAAGATGAGTTTGAAACATTATCCTATTTTGAGCTGAGGCTTATTTTGACTGCTTATAAGGAAGTGGAGTAG
- a CDS encoding ferredoxin, with protein MSTSKKYTIVDQDTCIACGACGAAAPDIYDYDDEGIAYVILDDNTGVTEVPEELLEDMEDAFDGCPTDSIKVADAPFDGDPLKYED; from the coding sequence ATGTCTACTAGCAAAAAATACACCATCGTTGACCAAGATACATGTATTGCATGTGGTGCTTGTGGCGCTGCTGCACCTGACATCTATGATTATGACGATGAGGGGATTGCCTACGTTATTCTTGATGATAACACGGGCGTTACAGAAGTTCCAGAAGAACTATTGGAAGATATGGAAGACGCTTTTGACGGTTGTCCGACGGATTCGATCAAAGTCGCTGATGCACCGTTCGACGGCGATCCGTTAAAATATGAAGACTGA